In Halobacteriovorax sp. HLS, the following are encoded in one genomic region:
- a CDS encoding UDP-N-acetylmuramoyl-L-alanyl-D-glutamate--2,6-diaminopimelate ligase, with amino-acid sequence MNNEKITDILTPLIESKNANLQSEILGATTNLQLACANDLCFYNLNSEGLPVDTLKKRLTQSDCKNLVTTLRIEIPGINIWVVSKEDFLKAQKIIADILYPDQQKLKLIGITGTNGKTSTSYLAMQIASNCNYPSLSIGTIGIRSSEKVLEKDLLSTTPSYLELRKIIHKYQKDYKFLFIEVSSHALAQKRLFDIELELGAWTSFSQDHLDYHSSFEEYFKAKCLLVNNLKNKNIIVPQTEEDLIKKLDVEKINTYIVKPFYDQRLSVGFKAKYNQNNLAIARALVQELIGRRILMSEMEKINLPDGRFEPVEINGNIIIVDYAHTPDALENICNTIKSDFNDYELVVVFGCGGDRDTSKRSLMGKVVEKYADSIIVTSDNPRTEEPMKIIEDIVCDLKGNYTIEEDRKKAIELAINNLKKRSVVLVAGKGHEDYQEIKGVKYHFSDSEVIRNAIKGL; translated from the coding sequence ATGAATAATGAAAAAATCACAGATATTCTTACTCCACTGATAGAATCGAAGAATGCAAATCTTCAAAGTGAAATTCTTGGGGCCACAACTAATCTGCAGTTAGCTTGCGCTAACGATCTATGCTTCTACAACCTCAATTCAGAAGGTCTTCCAGTAGACACGCTTAAAAAGAGATTAACTCAAAGTGACTGCAAAAATCTTGTAACAACTTTAAGAATCGAAATTCCTGGCATAAATATATGGGTTGTTAGTAAAGAGGACTTCCTTAAAGCGCAAAAAATAATTGCTGATATACTCTACCCCGATCAGCAAAAGTTGAAGCTTATTGGTATTACGGGAACCAATGGTAAGACATCAACTAGTTATCTTGCAATGCAGATAGCATCTAATTGTAACTACCCTTCTTTATCCATAGGTACTATTGGGATAAGATCGAGTGAAAAGGTTTTAGAAAAAGATCTCTTAAGTACAACGCCTAGCTACCTTGAACTAAGAAAGATTATCCATAAATATCAAAAAGATTATAAATTTCTATTTATTGAAGTTAGCTCTCACGCGCTTGCTCAAAAAAGGTTATTTGATATTGAACTTGAACTTGGAGCATGGACAAGTTTTTCACAAGACCATCTAGACTACCATTCAAGCTTTGAAGAATATTTTAAAGCAAAGTGCTTACTTGTTAATAATCTTAAGAATAAAAATATAATTGTTCCTCAAACGGAAGAAGATTTAATTAAAAAATTAGATGTAGAAAAAATTAACACGTATATTGTAAAACCATTTTATGACCAACGTCTGTCTGTAGGTTTTAAAGCTAAGTATAATCAAAACAACTTAGCAATAGCCCGTGCTTTGGTTCAAGAGCTCATAGGTAGAAGAATCTTAATGTCTGAAATGGAGAAAATTAATTTACCTGACGGACGATTTGAGCCCGTAGAGATAAATGGCAATATAATAATTGTTGATTATGCACATACTCCCGATGCCTTAGAAAATATATGCAATACAATCAAGTCAGATTTTAATGATTACGAATTAGTTGTTGTCTTTGGCTGTGGTGGAGATAGAGACACATCTAAAAGATCTTTAATGGGAAAGGTTGTTGAAAAGTACGCTGACTCAATCATTGTGACATCTGATAATCCTAGAACAGAAGAACCGATGAAGATTATTGAAGATATTGTATGTGACTTAAAAGGTAATTATACTATAGAAGAAGATCGTAAGAAGGCCATCGAGTTAGCAATAAATAATTTAAAGAAACGTTCTGTGGTTCTTGTCGCAGGAAAAGGTCACGAAGACTATCAAGAGATTAAAGGTGTTAAATACCATTTTAGTGATAGTGAAGTAATAAGAAATGCCATTAAAGGATTGTAA